A window from Drosophila miranda strain MSH22 chromosome Y unlocalized genomic scaffold, D.miranda_PacBio2.1 Contig_Y2_pilon, whole genome shotgun sequence encodes these proteins:
- the LOC108158605 gene encoding uncharacterized protein LOC108158605 isoform X2, translated as MIRSLISRLLILFFGTLYPAYASYKAVRTKNVKEYVKWMMYWIVFAFFTCIETFTDIFISWFPFYYEVKVVLVFWLLSPATKGSSTLYRKFVHPMLTRHEQEIDEYLTQATEQGYSVVLQLGSKGVNYATNVIMQTAIKGGGNLVQTIKRSYSLSDLSEPDMHRTQDELDVVMRSPMSSSVVMRTQPTATRLLRPRNQTPVGRSASGTAKNAGDFNYNIRSQDDISSGYSSAEPISGLSRTSSMTNASKGRVKSKRSEQLLEEMRDEVYLENQLYFQGVRQERAEELKGFHNVERITHHEVDEEDAEEDDFYEAMPLIETDEEERAAELEVLSCGEPKKEDPFEAENMKTKDEAVEHLIPTETKTKTFQTDEPIRSDEATPTTESKLTDLVAPVIDPFVLVVRSLATDTDPEPSELSRPVSPRELRDTLEEIKHSFRAQLEPEVQMSPSPSPSLRPRAVHGKGRAPPPPPPRPPKRHSLSAQPDAISQTSTGSVERKSGIGQLFQNIKANVTKLIPASWQPPCRTSQCRLGRRRSKDKSMSTSCTTFPRTSSRRTEKSQIGMATSSSSQAKTRNKSEK; from the exons ATGATCAGAAGCTTGATTTCACGACTTCTAAT ATTGTTCTTCGGCACCCTATATCCGGCCTATGCGTCGTACAAGGCGGTGCGCACCAAGAACGTTAAGGAATAC GTAAAATGGATGATGTACTGGATTGTCTTTGCATTTTTCACCTGCATTGAAACATTCACAGACATCTTTATATCCTGGTTTCCATTCTACTATGAGGTCAAGGTGGTTCTGGTATTCTGGCTGCTATCGCCAGCCACAAAGGGCAGCTCCACATTGTATCGCAAGTTTGTGCATCCCATGTTGACGCGCCACGAACAG GAAATAGACGAATATTTGACTCAGGCCACAGAGCAGGGATATTCGGTGGTGCTACAACTGGGCTCCAAGGGAGTCAACTATGCCACCAATGTCATAATGCAGACAGCCATAAAG GGCGGCGGCAATCTGGTTCAGACGATCAAGAGGAGCTACAGCCTCAGTGATCTGAGCGAGCCAGATATGCATCGCACCCAGGATGAGCTGGACGTGGTGATGAGGTCGCCCATGTCCTCGTCGGTGGTGATGCGCACACAGCCAACTGCAACGCGACTCCTACGGCCACGCAACCAGACGCCCGTGGGCAGATCTGCCAGCGGCACCGCCAAGAATGCGGGTGACTTCAA CTACAACATACGCAGCCAGGATGACATCAGCTCTGGCTACTCCAGTGCCGAACCGATTAGTGGACTCAGTCGCACTTCCTCCATGACAAATGCTTCCAAGGGCCGTGTCAAGTCCAAGCGCAGTGAG CAGTTGCTGGAGGAGATGAGAGACGAGGTATATTTGGAGAATCAGCTATACTTTCAAGGTGTTCGCCAGGAAAGGGCAGAAGAATTAAAGGGTTTTCACAATGTCGAGAGGATCACACATCATGAAGTTGATGAAGAGGATGCAGAAGAGGATGACTTCTATGAAGCCATGCCGTTGATAGAAACAGATGAAGAAGAGAGAGCCGCAGAGCTCGAAGTTCTGTCATGTGGAGAACCAAAGAAAGAAGATCCATTTGAAGCGGAAAATATGAAAACCAAAGACGAGGCAGTGGAGCATTTGATTCCAACTGAAACCAAGACAAAAACTTTTCAAACAGATGAACCTATTCGGTCGGATGAAGCCACTCCAACCACCGAGAGCAAACTAACTGATTTAGTAGCACCCGTCATAGATCCTTTTGTGCTGGTAGTGCGCTCTTtggccacagatacagatccGGAACCGTCCGAACTATCGAGGCCAGTGTCGCCACGGGAACTGCGCGACACCTTGGAGGAGATCAAGCACAGCTTTCGGGCCCAACTAGAGCCAGAGGTACAGATGTCACCTTCTCCCTCCCCTTCGCTGCGTCCCAGGGCCGTGCATGGTAAGGGACGAGCAccaccgcctccgcctccgcggCCACCAAAGCGACACTCGCTGAGTGCCCAACCAGATGCCATTAGCCAGACGTCGACTGGCAGTGTAGAACGCAAGTCAGGTATCGGCCAACTGTTCCAGAATATCAAAGCTAACGTAACAAAGCTAATCCCAGCCAGCTGGCAGCCCCCATGCCGGACGAGCCAGTGCCGGTTAGGGAGACGGAGATCTAAA GACAAATCCATGTCTACTAGCTGCACCACCTTTCCCAGGACCAGCAGCCGCAGGACTGAAAAATCGCAGATAGGAATGGCAACATCATCTTCTAGCCAGGCCAAGACGCGAAACAAGTCGGAAAAGTAG
- the LOC108158605 gene encoding uncharacterized protein LOC108158605 isoform X3, whose protein sequence is MIRSLISRLLILFFGTLYPAYASYKAVRTKNVKEYVKWMMYWIVFAFFTCIETFTDIFISWFPFYYEVKVVLVFWLLSPATKGSSTLYRKFVHPMLTRHEQEIDEYLTQATEQGYSVVLQLGSKGVNYATNVIMQTAIKGGGNLVQTIKRSYSLSDLSEPDMHRTQDELDVVMRSPMSSSVVMRTQPTATRLLRPRNQTPVGRSASGTAKNAGDFNYNIRSQDDISSGYSSAEPISGLSRTSSMTNASKGRVKSKRSELLEEMRDEVYLENQLYFQGVRQERAEELKGFHNVERITHHEVDEEDAEEDDFYEAMPLIETDEEERAAELEVLSCGEPKKEDPFEAENMKTKDEAVEHLIPTETKTKTFQTDEPIRSDEATPTTESKLTDLVAPVIDPFVLVVRSLATDTDPEPSELSRPVSPRELRDTLEEIKHSFRAQLEPEVQMSPSPSPSLRPRAVHGKGRAPPPPPPRPPKRHSLSAQPDAISQTSTGSVERKSGIGQLFQNIKANVTKLIPASWQPPCRTSQCRLGRRRSKDKSMSTSCTTFPRTSSRRTEKSQIGMATSSSSQAKTRNKSEK, encoded by the exons ATGATCAGAAGCTTGATTTCACGACTTCTAAT ATTGTTCTTCGGCACCCTATATCCGGCCTATGCGTCGTACAAGGCGGTGCGCACCAAGAACGTTAAGGAATAC GTAAAATGGATGATGTACTGGATTGTCTTTGCATTTTTCACCTGCATTGAAACATTCACAGACATCTTTATATCCTGGTTTCCATTCTACTATGAGGTCAAGGTGGTTCTGGTATTCTGGCTGCTATCGCCAGCCACAAAGGGCAGCTCCACATTGTATCGCAAGTTTGTGCATCCCATGTTGACGCGCCACGAACAG GAAATAGACGAATATTTGACTCAGGCCACAGAGCAGGGATATTCGGTGGTGCTACAACTGGGCTCCAAGGGAGTCAACTATGCCACCAATGTCATAATGCAGACAGCCATAAAG GGCGGCGGCAATCTGGTTCAGACGATCAAGAGGAGCTACAGCCTCAGTGATCTGAGCGAGCCAGATATGCATCGCACCCAGGATGAGCTGGACGTGGTGATGAGGTCGCCCATGTCCTCGTCGGTGGTGATGCGCACACAGCCAACTGCAACGCGACTCCTACGGCCACGCAACCAGACGCCCGTGGGCAGATCTGCCAGCGGCACCGCCAAGAATGCGGGTGACTTCAA CTACAACATACGCAGCCAGGATGACATCAGCTCTGGCTACTCCAGTGCCGAACCGATTAGTGGACTCAGTCGCACTTCCTCCATGACAAATGCTTCCAAGGGCCGTGTCAAGTCCAAGCGCAGTGAG TTGCTGGAGGAGATGAGAGACGAGGTATATTTGGAGAATCAGCTATACTTTCAAGGTGTTCGCCAGGAAAGGGCAGAAGAATTAAAGGGTTTTCACAATGTCGAGAGGATCACACATCATGAAGTTGATGAAGAGGATGCAGAAGAGGATGACTTCTATGAAGCCATGCCGTTGATAGAAACAGATGAAGAAGAGAGAGCCGCAGAGCTCGAAGTTCTGTCATGTGGAGAACCAAAGAAAGAAGATCCATTTGAAGCGGAAAATATGAAAACCAAAGACGAGGCAGTGGAGCATTTGATTCCAACTGAAACCAAGACAAAAACTTTTCAAACAGATGAACCTATTCGGTCGGATGAAGCCACTCCAACCACCGAGAGCAAACTAACTGATTTAGTAGCACCCGTCATAGATCCTTTTGTGCTGGTAGTGCGCTCTTtggccacagatacagatccGGAACCGTCCGAACTATCGAGGCCAGTGTCGCCACGGGAACTGCGCGACACCTTGGAGGAGATCAAGCACAGCTTTCGGGCCCAACTAGAGCCAGAGGTACAGATGTCACCTTCTCCCTCCCCTTCGCTGCGTCCCAGGGCCGTGCATGGTAAGGGACGAGCAccaccgcctccgcctccgcggCCACCAAAGCGACACTCGCTGAGTGCCCAACCAGATGCCATTAGCCAGACGTCGACTGGCAGTGTAGAACGCAAGTCAGGTATCGGCCAACTGTTCCAGAATATCAAAGCTAACGTAACAAAGCTAATCCCAGCCAGCTGGCAGCCCCCATGCCGGACGAGCCAGTGCCGGTTAGGGAGACGGAGATCTAAA GACAAATCCATGTCTACTAGCTGCACCACCTTTCCCAGGACCAGCAGCCGCAGGACTGAAAAATCGCAGATAGGAATGGCAACATCATCTTCTAGCCAGGCCAAGACGCGAAACAAGTCGGAAAAGTAG
- the LOC108158605 gene encoding receptor expression-enhancing protein 1 isoform X8: MIRSLISRLLILFFGTLYPAYASYKAVRTKNVKEYVKWMMYWIVFAFFTCIETFTDIFISWFPFYYEVKVVLVFWLLSPATKGSSTLYRKFVHPMLTRHEQEIDEYLTQATEQGYSVVLQLGSKGVNYATNVIMQTAIKGGGNLVQTIKRSYSLSDLSEPDMHRTQDELDVVMRSPMSSSVVMRTQPTATRLLRPRNQTPVGRSASGTAKNAGDFNYNIRSQDDISSGYSSAEPISGLSRTSSMTNASKGRVKSKRSEDKSMSTSCTTFPRTSSRRTEKSQIGMATSSSSQAKTRNKSEK; encoded by the exons ATGATCAGAAGCTTGATTTCACGACTTCTAAT ATTGTTCTTCGGCACCCTATATCCGGCCTATGCGTCGTACAAGGCGGTGCGCACCAAGAACGTTAAGGAATAC GTAAAATGGATGATGTACTGGATTGTCTTTGCATTTTTCACCTGCATTGAAACATTCACAGACATCTTTATATCCTGGTTTCCATTCTACTATGAGGTCAAGGTGGTTCTGGTATTCTGGCTGCTATCGCCAGCCACAAAGGGCAGCTCCACATTGTATCGCAAGTTTGTGCATCCCATGTTGACGCGCCACGAACAG GAAATAGACGAATATTTGACTCAGGCCACAGAGCAGGGATATTCGGTGGTGCTACAACTGGGCTCCAAGGGAGTCAACTATGCCACCAATGTCATAATGCAGACAGCCATAAAG GGCGGCGGCAATCTGGTTCAGACGATCAAGAGGAGCTACAGCCTCAGTGATCTGAGCGAGCCAGATATGCATCGCACCCAGGATGAGCTGGACGTGGTGATGAGGTCGCCCATGTCCTCGTCGGTGGTGATGCGCACACAGCCAACTGCAACGCGACTCCTACGGCCACGCAACCAGACGCCCGTGGGCAGATCTGCCAGCGGCACCGCCAAGAATGCGGGTGACTTCAA CTACAACATACGCAGCCAGGATGACATCAGCTCTGGCTACTCCAGTGCCGAACCGATTAGTGGACTCAGTCGCACTTCCTCCATGACAAATGCTTCCAAGGGCCGTGTCAAGTCCAAGCGCAGTGAG GACAAATCCATGTCTACTAGCTGCACCACCTTTCCCAGGACCAGCAGCCGCAGGACTGAAAAATCGCAGATAGGAATGGCAACATCATCTTCTAGCCAGGCCAAGACGCGAAACAAGTCGGAAAAGTAG
- the LOC108158605 gene encoding receptor expression-enhancing protein 1 isoform X9, with the protein MIRSLISRLLILFFGTLYPAYASYKAVRTKNVKEYVKWMMYWIVFAFFTCIETFTDIFISWFPFYYEVKVVLVFWLLSPATKGSSTLYRKFVHPMLTRHEQEIDEYLTQATEQGYSVVLQLGSKGVNYATNVIMQTAIKTFSMTTPDPARSLQNSQSASDLSAVRRNQDMMDGLEDWLPRSNSLSGIESYAELEPQRCGVVIQEMREEEPPHDAGAARLRDLPARRAQPRRAAAATSRAPVKRVSRTPDLEAPGATTQGVRARRRLREPTPDVDVEND; encoded by the exons ATGATCAGAAGCTTGATTTCACGACTTCTAAT ATTGTTCTTCGGCACCCTATATCCGGCCTATGCGTCGTACAAGGCGGTGCGCACCAAGAACGTTAAGGAATAC GTAAAATGGATGATGTACTGGATTGTCTTTGCATTTTTCACCTGCATTGAAACATTCACAGACATCTTTATATCCTGGTTTCCATTCTACTATGAGGTCAAGGTGGTTCTGGTATTCTGGCTGCTATCGCCAGCCACAAAGGGCAGCTCCACATTGTATCGCAAGTTTGTGCATCCCATGTTGACGCGCCACGAACAG GAAATAGACGAATATTTGACTCAGGCCACAGAGCAGGGATATTCGGTGGTGCTACAACTGGGCTCCAAGGGAGTCAACTATGCCACCAATGTCATAATGCAGACAGCCATAAAG ACCTTTTCGATGACAACTCCGGATCCGGCCCGCAGCCTGCAAAACTCGCAGTCGGCTAGTGATCTTTCTGCGGTCAGGAGGAATCAGGACATGATGGATGGCTTGGAAGATTGGCTGCCTCGGTCCAACTCGTTGAGCGGTATCGAGAGCTATGCTGAGCTCGAGCCACAGCGTTGCGGAGTGGTTATACAAGAGATGAGGGAGGAGGAGCCGCCGCATGATGCTGGAGCGGCTCGTCTACGTGATTTGCCAGCACGCAGGGCGCAGCCCCGAAGAGCCGCAGCTGCTACCTCCAGAGCACCCGTCAAACGTGTCAGCCGCACCCCGGACCTAGAGGCTCCCGGTGCTACTACGCAAGGGGTGCGAGCACGCCGCAGGCTGCGCGAGCCCACACCCGACGTGGATGTGGAGAACGACTAA
- the LOC108158605 gene encoding uncharacterized protein LOC108158605 isoform X1: MHRHRHEPAILSAGAGQLILNACVTRQEASMGAATRWRKSTSISRRILFFGTLYPAYASYKAVRTKNVKEYVKWMMYWIVFAFFTCIETFTDIFISWFPFYYEVKVVLVFWLLSPATKGSSTLYRKFVHPMLTRHEQEIDEYLTQATEQGYSVVLQLGSKGVNYATNVIMQTAIKGGGNLVQTIKRSYSLSDLSEPDMHRTQDELDVVMRSPMSSSVVMRTQPTATRLLRPRNQTPVGRSASGTAKNAGDFNYNIRSQDDISSGYSSAEPISGLSRTSSMTNASKGRVKSKRSELLEEMRDEVYLENQLYFQGVRQERAEELKGFHNVERITHHEVDEEDAEEDDFYEAMPLIETDEEERAAELEVLSCGEPKKEDPFEAENMKTKDEAVEHLIPTETKTKTFQTDEPIRSDEATPTTESKLTDLVAPVIDPFVLVVRSLATDTDPEPSELSRPVSPRELRDTLEEIKHSFRAQLEPEVQMSPSPSPSLRPRAVHGKGRAPPPPPPRPPKRHSLSAQPDAISQTSTGSVERKSGIGQLFQNIKANVTKLIPASWQPPCRTSQCRLGRRRSKDKSMSTSCTTFPRTSSRRTEKSQIGMATSSSSQAKTRNKSEK, translated from the exons AtgcatcgccatcgccatgaGCCGGCCATTCTATCAGCAGGAGCCGGCCAGTTAATATTAAACGCCTGCGTCACCCGGCAGGAAGCGTCTATGGGCGCAGCTACTCGCTGGAGGAAGAGCACCAGCATCAGCAGGAGAAT ATTGTTCTTCGGCACCCTATATCCGGCCTATGCGTCGTACAAGGCGGTGCGCACCAAGAACGTTAAGGAATAC GTAAAATGGATGATGTACTGGATTGTCTTTGCATTTTTCACCTGCATTGAAACATTCACAGACATCTTTATATCCTGGTTTCCATTCTACTATGAGGTCAAGGTGGTTCTGGTATTCTGGCTGCTATCGCCAGCCACAAAGGGCAGCTCCACATTGTATCGCAAGTTTGTGCATCCCATGTTGACGCGCCACGAACAG GAAATAGACGAATATTTGACTCAGGCCACAGAGCAGGGATATTCGGTGGTGCTACAACTGGGCTCCAAGGGAGTCAACTATGCCACCAATGTCATAATGCAGACAGCCATAAAG GGCGGCGGCAATCTGGTTCAGACGATCAAGAGGAGCTACAGCCTCAGTGATCTGAGCGAGCCAGATATGCATCGCACCCAGGATGAGCTGGACGTGGTGATGAGGTCGCCCATGTCCTCGTCGGTGGTGATGCGCACACAGCCAACTGCAACGCGACTCCTACGGCCACGCAACCAGACGCCCGTGGGCAGATCTGCCAGCGGCACCGCCAAGAATGCGGGTGACTTCAA CTACAACATACGCAGCCAGGATGACATCAGCTCTGGCTACTCCAGTGCCGAACCGATTAGTGGACTCAGTCGCACTTCCTCCATGACAAATGCTTCCAAGGGCCGTGTCAAGTCCAAGCGCAGTGAG TTGCTGGAGGAGATGAGAGACGAGGTATATTTGGAGAATCAGCTATACTTTCAAGGTGTTCGCCAGGAAAGGGCAGAAGAATTAAAGGGTTTTCACAATGTCGAGAGGATCACACATCATGAAGTTGATGAAGAGGATGCAGAAGAGGATGACTTCTATGAAGCCATGCCGTTGATAGAAACAGATGAAGAAGAGAGAGCCGCAGAGCTCGAAGTTCTGTCATGTGGAGAACCAAAGAAAGAAGATCCATTTGAAGCGGAAAATATGAAAACCAAAGACGAGGCAGTGGAGCATTTGATTCCAACTGAAACCAAGACAAAAACTTTTCAAACAGATGAACCTATTCGGTCGGATGAAGCCACTCCAACCACCGAGAGCAAACTAACTGATTTAGTAGCACCCGTCATAGATCCTTTTGTGCTGGTAGTGCGCTCTTtggccacagatacagatccGGAACCGTCCGAACTATCGAGGCCAGTGTCGCCACGGGAACTGCGCGACACCTTGGAGGAGATCAAGCACAGCTTTCGGGCCCAACTAGAGCCAGAGGTACAGATGTCACCTTCTCCCTCCCCTTCGCTGCGTCCCAGGGCCGTGCATGGTAAGGGACGAGCAccaccgcctccgcctccgcggCCACCAAAGCGACACTCGCTGAGTGCCCAACCAGATGCCATTAGCCAGACGTCGACTGGCAGTGTAGAACGCAAGTCAGGTATCGGCCAACTGTTCCAGAATATCAAAGCTAACGTAACAAAGCTAATCCCAGCCAGCTGGCAGCCCCCATGCCGGACGAGCCAGTGCCGGTTAGGGAGACGGAGATCTAAA GACAAATCCATGTCTACTAGCTGCACCACCTTTCCCAGGACCAGCAGCCGCAGGACTGAAAAATCGCAGATAGGAATGGCAACATCATCTTCTAGCCAGGCCAAGACGCGAAACAAGTCGGAAAAGTAG
- the LOC108158605 gene encoding uncharacterized protein LOC108158605 isoform X5, whose product MHRHRHEPAILSAGAGQLILNACVTRQEASMGAATRWRKSTSISRRILFFGTLYPAYASYKAVRTKNVKEYVKWMMYWIVFAFFTCIETFTDIFISWFPFYYEVKVVLVFWLLSPATKGSSTLYRKFVHPMLTRHEQEIDEYLTQATEQGYSVVLQLGSKGVNYATNVIMQTAIKGGGNLVQTIKRSYSLSDLSEPDMHRTQDELDVVMRSPMSSSVVMRTQPTATRLLRPRNQTPVGRSASGTAKNAGDFNYNIRSQDDISSGYSSAEPISGLSRTSSMTNASKGRVKSKRSEQLLEEMRDEVYLENQLYFQGVRQERAEELKGFHNVERITHHEVDEEDAEEDDFYEAMPLIETDEEERAAELEVLSCGEPKKEDPFEAENMKTKDEAVEHLIPTETKTKTFQTDEPIRSDEATPTTESKLTDLVAPVIDPFVLVVRSLATDTDPEPSELSRPVSPRELRDTLEEIKHSFRAQLEPEVQMSPSPSPSLRPRAVHGKGRAPPPPPPRPPKRHSLSAQPDAISQTSTGSVERKSGQIHVY is encoded by the exons AtgcatcgccatcgccatgaGCCGGCCATTCTATCAGCAGGAGCCGGCCAGTTAATATTAAACGCCTGCGTCACCCGGCAGGAAGCGTCTATGGGCGCAGCTACTCGCTGGAGGAAGAGCACCAGCATCAGCAGGAGAAT ATTGTTCTTCGGCACCCTATATCCGGCCTATGCGTCGTACAAGGCGGTGCGCACCAAGAACGTTAAGGAATAC GTAAAATGGATGATGTACTGGATTGTCTTTGCATTTTTCACCTGCATTGAAACATTCACAGACATCTTTATATCCTGGTTTCCATTCTACTATGAGGTCAAGGTGGTTCTGGTATTCTGGCTGCTATCGCCAGCCACAAAGGGCAGCTCCACATTGTATCGCAAGTTTGTGCATCCCATGTTGACGCGCCACGAACAG GAAATAGACGAATATTTGACTCAGGCCACAGAGCAGGGATATTCGGTGGTGCTACAACTGGGCTCCAAGGGAGTCAACTATGCCACCAATGTCATAATGCAGACAGCCATAAAG GGCGGCGGCAATCTGGTTCAGACGATCAAGAGGAGCTACAGCCTCAGTGATCTGAGCGAGCCAGATATGCATCGCACCCAGGATGAGCTGGACGTGGTGATGAGGTCGCCCATGTCCTCGTCGGTGGTGATGCGCACACAGCCAACTGCAACGCGACTCCTACGGCCACGCAACCAGACGCCCGTGGGCAGATCTGCCAGCGGCACCGCCAAGAATGCGGGTGACTTCAA CTACAACATACGCAGCCAGGATGACATCAGCTCTGGCTACTCCAGTGCCGAACCGATTAGTGGACTCAGTCGCACTTCCTCCATGACAAATGCTTCCAAGGGCCGTGTCAAGTCCAAGCGCAGTGAG CAGTTGCTGGAGGAGATGAGAGACGAGGTATATTTGGAGAATCAGCTATACTTTCAAGGTGTTCGCCAGGAAAGGGCAGAAGAATTAAAGGGTTTTCACAATGTCGAGAGGATCACACATCATGAAGTTGATGAAGAGGATGCAGAAGAGGATGACTTCTATGAAGCCATGCCGTTGATAGAAACAGATGAAGAAGAGAGAGCCGCAGAGCTCGAAGTTCTGTCATGTGGAGAACCAAAGAAAGAAGATCCATTTGAAGCGGAAAATATGAAAACCAAAGACGAGGCAGTGGAGCATTTGATTCCAACTGAAACCAAGACAAAAACTTTTCAAACAGATGAACCTATTCGGTCGGATGAAGCCACTCCAACCACCGAGAGCAAACTAACTGATTTAGTAGCACCCGTCATAGATCCTTTTGTGCTGGTAGTGCGCTCTTtggccacagatacagatccGGAACCGTCCGAACTATCGAGGCCAGTGTCGCCACGGGAACTGCGCGACACCTTGGAGGAGATCAAGCACAGCTTTCGGGCCCAACTAGAGCCAGAGGTACAGATGTCACCTTCTCCCTCCCCTTCGCTGCGTCCCAGGGCCGTGCATGGTAAGGGACGAGCAccaccgcctccgcctccgcggCCACCAAAGCGACACTCGCTGAGTGCCCAACCAGATGCCATTAGCCAGACGTCGACTGGCAGTGTAGAACGCAAGTCAG GACAAATCCATGTCTACTAG
- the LOC108158605 gene encoding receptor expression-enhancing protein 2 isoform X7, translated as MHRHRHEPAILSAGAGQLILNACVTRQEASMGAATRWRKSTSISRRILFFGTLYPAYASYKAVRTKNVKEYVKWMMYWIVFAFFTCIETFTDIFISWFPFYYEVKVVLVFWLLSPATKGSSTLYRKFVHPMLTRHEQEIDEYLTQATEQGYSVVLQLGSKGVNYATNVIMQTAIKTFSMTTPDPARSLQNSQSASDLSAVRRNQDMMDGLEDWLPRSNSLSGIESYAELEPQRCGVVIQEMREEEPPHDAGAARLRDLPARRAQPRRAAAATSRAPVKRVSRTPDLEAPGATTQGVRARRRLREPTPDVDVEND; from the exons AtgcatcgccatcgccatgaGCCGGCCATTCTATCAGCAGGAGCCGGCCAGTTAATATTAAACGCCTGCGTCACCCGGCAGGAAGCGTCTATGGGCGCAGCTACTCGCTGGAGGAAGAGCACCAGCATCAGCAGGAGAAT ATTGTTCTTCGGCACCCTATATCCGGCCTATGCGTCGTACAAGGCGGTGCGCACCAAGAACGTTAAGGAATAC GTAAAATGGATGATGTACTGGATTGTCTTTGCATTTTTCACCTGCATTGAAACATTCACAGACATCTTTATATCCTGGTTTCCATTCTACTATGAGGTCAAGGTGGTTCTGGTATTCTGGCTGCTATCGCCAGCCACAAAGGGCAGCTCCACATTGTATCGCAAGTTTGTGCATCCCATGTTGACGCGCCACGAACAG GAAATAGACGAATATTTGACTCAGGCCACAGAGCAGGGATATTCGGTGGTGCTACAACTGGGCTCCAAGGGAGTCAACTATGCCACCAATGTCATAATGCAGACAGCCATAAAG ACCTTTTCGATGACAACTCCGGATCCGGCCCGCAGCCTGCAAAACTCGCAGTCGGCTAGTGATCTTTCTGCGGTCAGGAGGAATCAGGACATGATGGATGGCTTGGAAGATTGGCTGCCTCGGTCCAACTCGTTGAGCGGTATCGAGAGCTATGCTGAGCTCGAGCCACAGCGTTGCGGAGTGGTTATACAAGAGATGAGGGAGGAGGAGCCGCCGCATGATGCTGGAGCGGCTCGTCTACGTGATTTGCCAGCACGCAGGGCGCAGCCCCGAAGAGCCGCAGCTGCTACCTCCAGAGCACCCGTCAAACGTGTCAGCCGCACCCCGGACCTAGAGGCTCCCGGTGCTACTACGCAAGGGGTGCGAGCACGCCGCAGGCTGCGCGAGCCCACACCCGACGTGGATGTGGAGAACGACTAA
- the LOC108158605 gene encoding receptor expression-enhancing protein 1 isoform X6, with amino-acid sequence MHRHRHEPAILSAGAGQLILNACVTRQEASMGAATRWRKSTSISRRILFFGTLYPAYASYKAVRTKNVKEYVKWMMYWIVFAFFTCIETFTDIFISWFPFYYEVKVVLVFWLLSPATKGSSTLYRKFVHPMLTRHEQEIDEYLTQATEQGYSVVLQLGSKGVNYATNVIMQTAIKGGGNLVQTIKRSYSLSDLSEPDMHRTQDELDVVMRSPMSSSVVMRTQPTATRLLRPRNQTPVGRSASGTAKNAGDFNYNIRSQDDISSGYSSAEPISGLSRTSSMTNASKGRVKSKRSEDKSMSTSCTTFPRTSSRRTEKSQIGMATSSSSQAKTRNKSEK; translated from the exons AtgcatcgccatcgccatgaGCCGGCCATTCTATCAGCAGGAGCCGGCCAGTTAATATTAAACGCCTGCGTCACCCGGCAGGAAGCGTCTATGGGCGCAGCTACTCGCTGGAGGAAGAGCACCAGCATCAGCAGGAGAAT ATTGTTCTTCGGCACCCTATATCCGGCCTATGCGTCGTACAAGGCGGTGCGCACCAAGAACGTTAAGGAATAC GTAAAATGGATGATGTACTGGATTGTCTTTGCATTTTTCACCTGCATTGAAACATTCACAGACATCTTTATATCCTGGTTTCCATTCTACTATGAGGTCAAGGTGGTTCTGGTATTCTGGCTGCTATCGCCAGCCACAAAGGGCAGCTCCACATTGTATCGCAAGTTTGTGCATCCCATGTTGACGCGCCACGAACAG GAAATAGACGAATATTTGACTCAGGCCACAGAGCAGGGATATTCGGTGGTGCTACAACTGGGCTCCAAGGGAGTCAACTATGCCACCAATGTCATAATGCAGACAGCCATAAAG GGCGGCGGCAATCTGGTTCAGACGATCAAGAGGAGCTACAGCCTCAGTGATCTGAGCGAGCCAGATATGCATCGCACCCAGGATGAGCTGGACGTGGTGATGAGGTCGCCCATGTCCTCGTCGGTGGTGATGCGCACACAGCCAACTGCAACGCGACTCCTACGGCCACGCAACCAGACGCCCGTGGGCAGATCTGCCAGCGGCACCGCCAAGAATGCGGGTGACTTCAA CTACAACATACGCAGCCAGGATGACATCAGCTCTGGCTACTCCAGTGCCGAACCGATTAGTGGACTCAGTCGCACTTCCTCCATGACAAATGCTTCCAAGGGCCGTGTCAAGTCCAAGCGCAGTGAG GACAAATCCATGTCTACTAGCTGCACCACCTTTCCCAGGACCAGCAGCCGCAGGACTGAAAAATCGCAGATAGGAATGGCAACATCATCTTCTAGCCAGGCCAAGACGCGAAACAAGTCGGAAAAGTAG